The following coding sequences lie in one Desulfofalx alkaliphila DSM 12257 genomic window:
- a CDS encoding SAF domain-containing protein, translated as MLKKYLHIILAIALAVGGATAAWYFIQSQTPTERVVVTKGKYQAGTVLTQHHIGTKLVGKAMLPDGAITSPEDVIGRTLTMSVLDDEVVRADHLIAGQGNLSARLVTVAPGRVAVDLPQDAAAGLRGIEVGDRVNIYGEIGIVTGDGQDATIVDKVAENAIILYAPNPNDMASGVAAIIIACEPEEEKIIADVLTRGKRVTLFLQQEGVQ; from the coding sequence ATGTTAAAAAAATATCTACACATCATATTAGCTATTGCCTTAGCTGTTGGTGGTGCCACAGCAGCATGGTACTTTATTCAATCCCAAACCCCAACAGAGAGGGTAGTAGTTACCAAGGGTAAATACCAAGCAGGAACAGTGTTAACGCAACATCACATTGGCACAAAGTTGGTGGGTAAAGCTATGCTGCCAGACGGTGCCATAACAAGCCCCGAAGATGTTATCGGTAGAACTCTAACTATGAGTGTTTTAGATGATGAAGTTGTCCGAGCAGATCATTTAATAGCTGGTCAAGGTAATCTAAGCGCTAGATTAGTTACAGTTGCACCAGGTAGAGTGGCGGTAGATTTACCGCAGGATGCAGCCGCAGGACTTAGAGGAATAGAGGTAGGCGATAGGGTAAACATCTACGGCGAAATAGGTATTGTAACCGGTGATGGTCAAGATGCTACCATCGTAGATAAAGTAGCCGAAAATGCCATAATCTTATATGCCCCGAATCCTAATGACATGGCAAGCGGGGTAGCAGCAATTATCATAGCTTGTGAACCCGAAGAAGAAAAAATAATAGCTGATGTACTCACTAGGGGTAAAAGGGTAACCCTTTTCTTACAGCAGGAAGGGGTGCAGTAA
- a CDS encoding AAA family ATPase, with amino-acid sequence MLGKLINLAKKNKEYQEEECPVLWQPGEYASSDEETKEITHLHNIPVKPQAITGRGMVWTVQSPQGGDGATTVATNLAALLAITSPEKVIIIDLDGIGAVRSRMGLPVSQCLVNILDWQDITSTTDMQRAMVSHSTGVMVVPGVVHYDHMEQINPRFLFNMLTISKERFDHIVLDCPPISFNPNTWAAALVSDCIITVLKPDRTSLDLARDNISYIHRLDCYNRSFVILNQSGIPGGLKATDLQDNPEIGIDIHYTLPYSVFVAEANNRRELVARAKPKDVFSIALKDLVKKMGGER; translated from the coding sequence GTGTTAGGTAAACTTATTAATCTTGCCAAGAAAAATAAAGAGTACCAAGAAGAAGAATGTCCGGTACTTTGGCAACCGGGGGAGTATGCAAGTAGCGATGAAGAGACAAAAGAAATAACCCACCTACATAACATACCGGTTAAACCACAAGCAATAACTGGTAGGGGTATGGTTTGGACTGTGCAATCACCGCAGGGTGGAGATGGTGCTACAACAGTGGCCACAAACCTAGCAGCACTTCTTGCAATAACAAGTCCAGAAAAGGTAATAATTATTGATTTAGACGGTATTGGGGCTGTGCGTTCCAGAATGGGCTTACCTGTCTCCCAATGCTTAGTTAATATTTTAGACTGGCAGGATATAACTTCTACCACAGACATGCAAAGGGCTATGGTATCCCACTCAACGGGAGTTATGGTAGTGCCTGGCGTTGTGCACTATGACCATATGGAACAGATAAACCCAAGGTTTCTTTTCAACATGCTGACAATTTCAAAAGAGCGTTTTGACCATATAGTGTTAGATTGCCCACCCATTAGTTTTAACCCTAATACTTGGGCAGCAGCATTAGTTTCTGACTGTATTATTACAGTATTAAAACCGGATCGGACAAGCCTTGACCTTGCAAGAGACAACATTAGCTATATTCACAGGCTAGATTGCTATAATCGGTCCTTTGTAATTTTGAACCAGTCAGGAATACCTGGGGGCCTTAAAGCAACAGATTTACAAGACAACCCCGAGATAGGTATAGATATACACTATACATTGCCTTACAGTGTGTTTGTGGCTGAGGCAAACAACCGAAGGGAGCTGGTAGCAAGGGCAAAACCCAAAGATGTTTTTTCAATAGCATTAAAGGACTTAGTTAAGAAAATGGGGGGAGAAAGATAA